TTAATCGTCCTGCATTTCAAAAGATGATAGGTCTTGTGAAGAAAAATGAGATAAGAACTATTCTTGTAAAGGATTTATCACGATTTGCAAGAGATTATATTGAATCCGGAGCATATATTGAGCAGATATTCCCTTTTATGCAGGTTCGTTTCATCTCTGTGAATGACAATTATGACAGTAATAACAATGAGAATGGAATCAGCAGTTTAGAAATTCCTTTTAAGAATCTTGTCTATGACTACTATTCCAAGGACATTTCACAAAAAATCAGTTCATCAGTAAGAGTAAGACAGGATAGAGGGTATTATTTCGGTTCAAAAGCACCGTATGGATATGTAAAAGATGAAAAAGACCATCATCAGCTACTTGTCGATGATAGAGTGAGAAACATCATTGAAGAAGTCTTTGAAAGATACCTTAGTGGTGAAAGTATGCTTTCCATTTCTAAAGATTTTAATCATAGAGGTGTTCTGACGCCGGCAAAACATATAGGGCTTAAAAGAGGAAGTGGAGTATGGACAGGACAGATTATTAGATATGTTTTAACACAAAGAGTTTATACAGGAGCTGTTGTTGGTGGAAAGACAAG
Above is a genomic segment from Gemella massiliensis containing:
- a CDS encoding recombinase family protein, with the protein product MNTVDFYLRLSLEDDDLKDESNSITSQREILKDYISSREEFTGVKIREHIDDGYTGTNFNRPAFQKMIGLVKKNEIRTILVKDLSRFARDYIESGAYIEQIFPFMQVRFISVNDNYDSNNNENGISSLEIPFKNLVYDYYSKDISQKISSSVRVRQDRGYYFGSKAPYGYVKDEKDHHQLLVDDRVRNIIEEVFERYLSGESMLSISKDFNHRGVLTPAKHIGLKRGSGVWTGQIIRYVLTQRVYTGAVVGGKT